The Terriglobia bacterium genome window below encodes:
- the metG gene encoding methionine--tRNA ligase, which translates to MSEKFYITTPIYYVNARPHLGHAYTTIVCDTIARRQRMLGKNTFLLTGTDEHGVNVERAAQAAGRDPNEYVEEIAAAFKAMADGVGATYDKFIRTTSAEHKRGVQALFRVLRDNGFIYKGTYTGQYCVHDNLYVDSAGPGAPCPTCGRPTETISEENYFFKLSAFEDKLLKYYQEHADFIRPETRRNEVMSFVRGGLRDLSISRSTFKWGIPVPDDPGHVIYVWLDALSNYITAIGYGSDKKKDQQQFEKYWPAELHMIGKEIVRFHCVYWPAFLLAANLPLPKTIMAHGWILFEQDKMSKSRGNIVRAETIIDVLGVDALRYFLLREIVFGHDGSFSFDALVGRFNSDLANDYGNLASRTLSMIQRYFRGEVPYPSATVARTAADNAIQEEAARTIEECQRLFDDYQFSRALECAWGVIGAVNKYIVENEPWAVAEKQDEESRSRLGTILYTAAEALRIVTALVHPVIPESSSRIWKQLGLGDIKKFRLDQLKWGQLELGTKLGKVEPVFPRVDKTAIEKMHALEQQGRAPVVSVDSKKPPSSAEARPPVELEIGQDGEPAPPAGLGAEASQPATPAAASAPAAASSAKPAAAVPEGKISIDDFLKVEMRVGQVKSAEKVKGADRLLRLEVDIGTEVRQLVAGIAEAYTPEQLIGRKVVIVANLAPRKLKGLESNGMIVAASVEGGKPVLTGFLEDVPVGAKLK; encoded by the coding sequence ATGTCCGAGAAGTTCTACATCACGACGCCGATCTACTACGTGAATGCGCGGCCGCATTTGGGGCACGCGTACACGACCATCGTCTGCGACACGATTGCGCGGCGCCAGCGAATGCTGGGCAAGAACACATTTCTGCTGACCGGGACCGACGAGCACGGCGTCAACGTGGAGCGCGCGGCGCAGGCCGCGGGACGCGATCCCAACGAATACGTGGAGGAGATCGCGGCGGCGTTCAAGGCCATGGCCGACGGCGTGGGTGCGACCTACGATAAGTTCATCCGCACAACTTCGGCGGAGCACAAGCGCGGCGTGCAGGCGCTGTTCCGCGTGTTGCGCGACAACGGCTTCATCTACAAGGGCACTTACACCGGCCAATACTGCGTGCACGACAATCTTTACGTGGATTCCGCCGGTCCCGGGGCGCCTTGCCCAACGTGCGGCCGACCCACCGAGACGATCAGCGAGGAGAACTACTTTTTCAAGTTGTCGGCCTTCGAGGACAAGCTGCTGAAGTACTACCAGGAGCATGCGGACTTCATCAGGCCGGAGACGCGGCGCAACGAGGTGATGTCGTTCGTGCGCGGCGGCCTGCGCGATCTCTCGATCAGCCGCAGCACGTTCAAGTGGGGCATTCCGGTGCCGGACGATCCCGGCCACGTAATCTACGTGTGGCTGGACGCGCTGAGCAACTACATCACCGCCATCGGCTACGGGTCGGACAAGAAGAAAGACCAGCAGCAGTTCGAGAAATATTGGCCTGCCGAGCTGCACATGATCGGCAAGGAGATCGTGCGCTTCCACTGCGTCTACTGGCCGGCGTTTCTGCTGGCCGCAAATCTGCCGCTGCCCAAGACGATCATGGCGCACGGTTGGATCCTGTTCGAGCAGGACAAGATGTCCAAGTCGCGCGGCAACATCGTGCGCGCGGAGACGATCATCGACGTGCTCGGAGTGGACGCGCTGCGCTATTTCCTGCTGCGCGAGATCGTGTTCGGGCACGATGGATCGTTCTCCTTTGACGCGCTGGTCGGGCGCTTCAATTCCGACCTGGCGAACGACTATGGCAATCTCGCCAGCCGGACGCTGAGCATGATCCAGCGCTATTTCCGAGGCGAAGTCCCGTACCCGAGTGCGACCGTGGCGCGCACCGCGGCCGACAATGCGATCCAGGAGGAAGCGGCACGGACGATCGAAGAGTGCCAACGCCTGTTCGACGATTACCAGTTCTCGCGCGCGCTGGAGTGCGCCTGGGGCGTGATCGGCGCGGTGAATAAGTACATCGTGGAAAACGAGCCCTGGGCGGTCGCGGAAAAGCAGGATGAGGAGAGCCGATCGCGGCTGGGCACAATCCTGTACACCGCGGCCGAGGCGCTGCGGATCGTGACCGCGCTGGTGCATCCGGTGATTCCGGAGTCGAGCTCGCGGATCTGGAAGCAGCTCGGGCTCGGTGACATCAAAAAGTTCCGGCTGGACCAGCTCAAGTGGGGGCAACTCGAGCTGGGCACCAAGCTGGGCAAAGTGGAGCCGGTGTTTCCGCGCGTCGACAAAACGGCGATCGAGAAGATGCACGCACTTGAGCAGCAGGGACGGGCGCCGGTGGTTTCCGTCGACTCGAAAAAGCCGCCGTCCTCCGCGGAAGCGCGACCGCCCGTCGAGTTGGAGATCGGACAGGACGGCGAACCCGCGCCCCCCGCAGGCTTAGGCGCGGAAGCGAGTCAGCCGGCAACGCCAGCAGCGGCGAGCGCACCGGCCGCTGCGTCGAGCGCGAAGCCCGCAGCGGCAGTCCCGGAAGGAAAGATCTCGATTGACGATTTCCTGAAGGTGGAGATGCGCGTCGGGCAGGTGAAGTCGGCGGAGAAAGTCAAAGGCGCCGACCGGCTGCTGCGGCTGGAAGTGGATATTGGGACGGAAGTGCGACAACTCGTGGCGGGCATCGCCGAGGCGTACACGCCGGAGCAATTGATCGGGCGCAAGGTGGTGATCGTCGCCAACCTGGCGCCGCGCAAGCTGAAGGGTTTGGAATCCAACGGCATGATCGTGGCCGCGTCGGTCGAGGGCGGCAAGCCGGTGCTGACGGGATTTCTGGAAGACGTGCCGGTTGGGGCAAAGCTGAAATAA
- a CDS encoding TatD family hydrolase: protein MYVDSHCHLEGPKFAHDREQVIARARAAGVEALLAIGNGRGPDDVACGIRLAGQWSMVDGRWQQQTPPLRSAQGSALCASADKSLRIFATIGIHPHEAALAEERHFNEMEKLARDPQVIAWGEIGLDYFYDHSPREVQQKVFVRQMELARAAKLPIVIHNRPSDNSENAWQDLFRLLREHWQSSGLGGILHCFTGTVEHARAGMDLGFMISFAGNVSYPKAVSLREAAAQLPLQRILIETDSPYLAPVPHRGKRNEPAYVAEASRHIGELRGISGEEVGAATTENFYRFFGIG from the coding sequence ATGTACGTAGATTCCCACTGCCACCTGGAAGGGCCGAAGTTCGCACACGACCGCGAGCAGGTGATCGCGCGGGCGCGAGCAGCCGGCGTTGAGGCGCTGCTGGCCATTGGGAATGGCCGCGGGCCGGACGATGTGGCATGTGGGATTAGACTCGCGGGACAATGGTCAATGGTCGATGGCCGATGGCAACAGCAGACTCCTCCCCTTCGCTCCGCTCAGGGCTCGGCGCTTTGCGCCTCGGCTGACAAGTCGTTAAGAATCTTTGCCACGATCGGAATTCATCCGCATGAGGCGGCGCTGGCGGAGGAGCGGCACTTCAACGAGATGGAAAAGCTGGCGCGGGATCCGCAGGTGATCGCGTGGGGGGAGATCGGGCTGGATTATTTTTACGATCACTCGCCGCGCGAGGTGCAGCAAAAGGTTTTCGTGCGCCAGATGGAATTGGCAAGGGCGGCGAAGCTGCCGATCGTGATTCACAACCGGCCGTCGGACAACAGCGAGAATGCGTGGCAAGACCTGTTCCGCCTGCTGCGGGAACATTGGCAGTCGAGCGGCTTGGGCGGGATTCTGCACTGCTTTACCGGCACGGTGGAGCACGCGCGGGCAGGCATGGATTTGGGATTCATGATTTCGTTCGCCGGAAACGTGAGCTATCCGAAAGCGGTTTCCCTTCGCGAGGCAGCGGCGCAACTCCCGCTGCAACGGATATTGATTGAGACGGACTCGCCGTATTTGGCGCCGGTGCCGCATCGCGGGAAACGCAATGAGCCGGCGTACGTGGCAGAGGCGTCGCGCCATATTGGAGAGTTGCGCGGGATCTCGGGCGAGGAAGTGGGCGCGGCGACGACGGAGAACTTCTACCGCTTCTTCGGGATAGGTTAG
- the ubiE gene encoding bifunctional demethylmenaquinone methyltransferase/2-methoxy-6-polyprenyl-1,4-benzoquinol methylase UbiE: MAEIPKPVLGAAPEGAHDRHQAAAAVRDMFTSIAPRYDLLNHLLSFNIDRLWWRRAARSFRHILQRPGTRALDLCCGTGDMAFALRRASSSQAEICGADFSHAMLVRAVEKTRDASLQWFEADALGLPLPDASFDLVTSAFGFRNLADYNAGLREIFRVLRPGGEVGILDFGEPGGLIGRVYRVYFKRVLPAVGTVISGVKGPYAYLPASVERFPSPSEMLGRLRAAGFADVSWTPYTFGIAGLYRGRKA; the protein is encoded by the coding sequence ACGACCGCCATCAGGCTGCCGCCGCCGTGCGCGACATGTTCACCTCCATCGCGCCGCGCTACGACCTGCTCAACCACCTCCTCTCGTTCAACATCGACCGCCTATGGTGGCGCCGTGCCGCCCGCAGCTTCCGCCACATCCTGCAACGTCCCGGGACCCGCGCCCTCGACCTCTGCTGTGGCACCGGCGACATGGCCTTCGCCCTGCGGCGCGCGTCCAGCAGCCAAGCTGAAATTTGCGGCGCCGACTTCTCCCACGCCATGCTCGTTCGCGCCGTCGAGAAGACCCGGGACGCTTCGCTGCAATGGTTCGAAGCCGACGCTCTTGGACTTCCCCTGCCCGACGCCAGCTTTGACCTGGTCACGTCCGCCTTCGGTTTTCGCAATCTGGCCGACTACAACGCCGGCCTGCGCGAAATCTTCCGCGTGCTGCGTCCCGGTGGAGAAGTCGGCATCCTGGATTTCGGCGAACCAGGCGGTCTCATCGGCCGCGTCTACCGCGTCTATTTCAAGCGCGTGCTTCCCGCCGTCGGCACCGTGATCTCCGGCGTCAAGGGCCCGTACGCGTACCTGCCCGCCTCCGTCGAGCGCTTTCCCTCGCCCAGCGAAATGCTCGGACGCCTGCGCGCCGCCGGCTTTGCCGACGTCTCCTGGACGCCCTACACCTTCGGGATCGCGGGACTGTATCGCGGAAGGAAAGCTTAG